GTGAATTTGCTAGTATGCTACAAAACTTACTCAATTTGAACAACAACCTCCATTGAGGTACAAGCACAGCAGAGAGTGTATGACATATTGACATGTGTAACATTGTCAAAGTACAAGAAATAATTTACAATGTACTACTTAGGAAAGAAAATTGCATTACATGAAAACAAATGTCTAATAACATTTGTAATAAACAATGGTAGttctactctttttctttttgtcattgGATAGTTACAAGAAATAGTTTTTACTTCTTGGAAACGACTTAACATATAACTTAAACATTATATACTTCTCAGTAAGATACAAAATGATCCATATAGCATTGTTATGCATATTActcaaattatgaaatttgaaaCTAGAATATGTAATGGTCACCAAACCAAtcaatgaaataaacaaataatagcTTGGAGGAAgcaaagaataaaacaaaaagagctTCAAatggatgaaaagaaaagaaaaatcatgagAATATACCTGCTCGTTGGGTAAGAATTGGATGAGGTGGTACTGGATATTCGAGGCAGCTGAGAGATAGTAGGCAAGTCACAGCGGTTGGGTATGTAAAAAGTTGTAGTTTTGTGCAGATGGGTGTGGCTTAAATGGTCAGAGAAGAGGAGATGGTGATGATGAGGAAGGTGAAGTGAAGAGAGAGATAGCATAAGCATAGTGTTGAATCTGGCAGTGGGAGTTGGAAAGGTTCAAAGAGAATATGCCAATCTTTGCTCTTTCTTTctgtcacacacacacacacacgcacaacACTCACACGCACAACTTGCAAATACGAAGAACTACTAAAACTGAAGGGAGTGGTTCTTACTGCTTAACATAACATAACATGCCTATGTTTTGTGGGGTTGTCTTTGCACAACTAACTTAACTTCTTACTTGTCGTGTCTTGTAGGCTTTAGTTGGTTTCACTTTGTGTATTTTggtaaatatataaaagtttggATATGtatggattttacaccctatatttttagaatttagagtGTAATTTAAACATCCCAaactttagaaaataaattcaaattctaaaatttcaaagtgtaaaatctaaatatttcaaaattttagaggtgtaatttacaatttagtctaaaatttatcatatataaatattttatgcttttttttttttgggagggggaaGGGAATTTCTctacttacattttttttgggtaaaatgcaaaatttaccTTCAAAGTtttttcagatttcatttcagtcctctaactttacttttgtttatttcgggttttttcatcaacttttgttatatgttgtggttaatttttcaattttataaatttttcttcaaaatttttaaattaaaaaaatcaattaatgattaaaaaatatttttcatatattttttaaaaattttaacaaaaattaactgaaaaaccttaattaaataaatctgaaacttagaggactgaaatatatgaaaacaaaattagagaATTGAAATGAAACCGGAAGAAAATTAGGGTAcgagtttagtttagtttagtttttttttaatatattttttttctactaagCGCGcacacccccaaaaaaaaaaaaaaaaaaaaacaatcaatcaatcaatcttCCCATTAAACGATCTCTCCCCTCtctcttttaaaaattaacGCTTGCAACCGTCATTGTTAAACCTCAACCTCACATACTTTGTACTAAAACCCCAGACTCTCAGTCAGTCAGTATAGCTAAAACCCAGAAACGATTTGCATCTTCTTTCTCTGCAAAATcaataagatttttattaaagaagaaatagaagatGAGTAAGGCCTACACTCTCTTCCAGCTATGCCATTCTCCTTCCACCAATTTTCTTTTCGGCTCCTCCAAATCCCATagaggttctctctctctctctcgctctctgaaatcactgttttttttttttttttaaatgctttaaAAACATTCCTGATTATTTGATGTGGGTTTATCttaaaaacccatttttttattatatttcaaagtctttgatttttttttaattttacattgaaataCTAATGCAGGTTTGTATATGATACCTGGTTGGAAAGTTTATCCAACTCTCCACTTTTGTAAAAACGTGCAAACTACTACCTATGAAGTTGTCAATGCAAGTTATGTGCCCACTGCACaaactaaagaagaaaaggaaataaaggTATGGATAAGATACAAGGATAGATAAAACCAATTattgtttatcttttttttttcttttcttttttttacatacAAATGAACTTGCTAGTTTTATCTCACTTGGCATTTGTTACTGTGTTTTAATAACATGCTTCAAGTGTTACTTCTTTGTATGCAAATGTGCAAATAAGTGTCAAAGAAGGGGTTTTTCTTCTTGGTTAAAAAGTGTCTTGGAATGCAAATTAttaaggacaaaacttaagtataaTACTTTAGGTGCAATACGTTTAATTTTccaatcaaattcaaacataTAACTGTGTTGATTTTAATTATCCTTGGAAAGGTAACACTGTTTGTGCTTTATTGGTCAATACATCCATGTGTTTGAATCTAATTGGGAAACATAATGTACACCACCTGAGAATCTGTACCCAAGTTTTGCCCATTTTTAATGGGAAGTTGTCTCACATGGAGTGGAAATGAAGAGGTGCCTTTCAGaaacaaaaagtttttgacTTTAAGGGAGGGATGGATGATTTGACTCTAGTAGAGTCAGCTTGGAGGAATTGGAAGAAGGTTAACCTAAGGAGGTTagtaagcttctttttttttgtggggggggggtgTATGTTCTTTCAAAAAATCGGGAAAGCTTTGGGCCTCATTAGTAAGCAGTGTGATCAAAGCTTTGGCGGGGTTGGGTAAGAAAACACATGGTGGAGTGGAGTTTTTGGAATGAAAAGTATGGTTAGTTATGAGAGAGTCCAGAAGATCTTTGGGGTGGGCCTTTAGAATCTTATGAAGGACtggtttgaatttcaaatttgcGGCACTTATGCAGTTAACAACTTCTGATTGTTGGCCTGCCAACTAAGAAATAACATTCATTCATGTAGATGTCTAGGTGGAGCCACCAACATTCTAGTGTATCCATATACCATTTGATCATATGAGATTATTATGTTAAGGGTTTCTAGAATATATGGAGCAAACTAATGTGGACTGGTTAACTGAATAATTTTACTTGTGTCCATAGGAGTAAGTGCTGTATAGAGTGTAATCAAAGCATTGGTGATTGCTTGGTGTATCTGAAAAATGATTAACTAAAGTAACGTTGAACCTTATGAAATTAAGAACAAATTTGTAATTAGTGAAGTGCCATGCCCTTTAGGTATTCTCGGTTTCTATTAACTTTTTGTTTGCTGAGTTTCCTTTTCGACTCAATGATCTCTCAGCTTTCTTTCTATGTTTTATTGTGTTTATCATTCTCTTTACTTAGCAAAAGAATTAATGGTGGTTGTGGTTCCAATGTTCTAATTTTAGGACAAGTCATCAGCACAACTTGATACAGTTGGTGCATTTCAAAAGCTGCCCATGGTGATGCCATCTGTTGATATACTTTATTCGGCACTGAAAAAGGCAAAAAGGGTTTCACCTACGAAGGGTACTTGTTGGGGGCAGTCTGTTTTTCTTCATCACTGACACATCTGATTGTACATGACATTGATAAATAGATGAAACTTGGTTCGTAAAACTTGCTGCTAACCTTGATTTTTAGTTTATTCATTTTGTAGGAATTCCCAATATTGCAAAGCGAGAGAGAAATAGAGGTGCAAAACAACTTGATGCACTGATGAAAGTTTGTTCTTAACTTTATATCTATCATATTATTCTATAGAACAaactcattttctattttctgcTTCCTATATGGAATAACTGTTCAATTCTGACATCATAGCTTCCTGTTTTCATCTTTAGGAAATTGCAGTTCCCTTAAGGACGTATCTGGAGAATTTTCCAAAGAAGAAATACCTTCACCCGTATGAACGATCACTCATTGAATTGACTCTTGGTGATGGAAATTATGAAGAGGTAATTGTTATTAACTCATTGTCAACAGTTTATAAAAGCAACTTTGGGCAACTTTGGACCTTTGCAATGGGGTTTACCCACTGTAAACACCCATGGCTCTTCTGCCACTTTTGAAAGGATCAATGATGATGTTCCAGTAGtagatttattaaaataaccatatatatatgtgtgtgtgtgtgtgtatgtgcgTGCGTGCTGACTATAAATATAATCTAgtataataatagtattttccttttttattgaACAAGTAACATGGTGAGTGTaatttcttcttgttcttgtttttttttaggctgttttctttttatgtggAATCCTGGTCAGCTTTCTGACTATTTTCAGTGCAGGAGGATTTAACTCTAAGACATTTGAGGCATTCACATTTGTCTATACCACCAGACATGTTGACTGTGTAAAATTCctttatatatttgttgattGCATATTTACTCATGGTTTGATAGGTGTTGGGAAAGGTTAATTCCCTGAGGAAGAATGTGGTATCTGTTGGAAAGGAACATGCTTCTCTCTGTGCCAAGGTTGGAATCTTCAATCAAATCTAAGTGCTGTTGTGTCACTTGTGGAGtatccttatttttttatgtggtcAAATATGGGTATTGCTAATATAAGATTCAATCTTTGGCTTGCTTCAAGCCATGTTGAAACCTGTACTATTGGAAAAAAAGGTAATTTATTGACCTTCTAGGGTAACTTAGGGGATCCCATATTATGCTATAAATTGATTGTTGTCCTGCATGTTGTCCCTGATGATTACATAAGACATGCTCTGAATTGTAGgttcatatataattttaacttCATATGCATTCACACGATCTTtcagggataaaaaaaaaagaatgctaTGATGGATCAGACCTCTAGCACAGTTGACAaatctttaacaaaaaaaaaaaaaaaattgacaaatctTGGGGTTTGATCACAAATGGCATAGTAATTGTCTAAAATAGATATTAGTTACTTATAGAAGATGGAGGTTATAACTTGGTTTTGATGAAGTTGAAAGGAATGACTGAACCACAAGGGGGAACTTAAGTTGCTTGTTGGGGTGGAAACAAGAGTTTTTTGCTTCTTTTCAGGAAATGTAGTGCAGTTTTAGTGAATATATGTATTTGCATACCCtcttattcttaaataaattCAATACTTATAGAGAACTAATTGCTTTGTAATtatatttctatcatttttttttttttttttgataagtaagaaagatatatattcAAGAAGCTACCTCATGAAAGATATATATTTCTATCATATAATTGTCACatgtattataattttttaaatgtttatttttttgtttacatgCATTTGGTGGGCCTTGAACCCACGATCTTGCCTTCCACCTTACTTTTTAGAAGGGAAGAtggtgccatttgagctagctCATCATCTACatgtgttttaaaatttttaaataggaACTTAATAAATTTAGCAGTCAATCTCAACAACAGATGACTAATACAGtgggaaattgtttttctttaaaatatgtAACAATAAACAACGTcctccatttttgtttttaaacagTAGATTGTCTAGAGTTCCCAGATACCTTGTGCTTTTGTTAGTCTTACTTGTATctttactttgtttttgtttctttgtttggccATTTTCTTTGTATACTCCCCCGATGTACTAGGTTTGTGCCCCTTTATGTGCCGctgagttgaattttttttatttctcaaacAATGTTACTGCATACAACCTTACTAGTGTCAAccatggttttttgttttttggactTTATGCAGCTATTAAGGAGTTTTGTACAAGAACAATGGTTCTTATCCCTTTGATTTAGTGTAGATATTGACTGCAGCTTTTGCCTGGGCTGTTATGAATTTAACAATAGTGTTGCAGCAGATAGGACACAATAAGTATCTAAACAGcctaaaaggaaagaaaagcaaaaatgGCTTTACAAATACTAACTTAACTATTTCTTTCCTTGCCACTCTGTGCGAGaaaattcaattcttttatGCTCTCACAGAGGCAAGAACATTAAGTAATATTAATTTCCTAACTTCACTTCCATCAAGCTCAATCTATTATTATTGCTCAAACAATAATTTGAAGATGCCTGTCTATTTGTAAATTTCTTAGTACAAACTTTCCATTTTGTAATCATGGATATGGAATTTTTGTTCCTTCTGCATTTTTTCTGTTTGTTGCCCGTTAAACATGTTTGTGTCTTGTGCAGTCTTTAACGAAGCGAGAAGCAGAGGAAAGACTGAGTGAGGTGAGCTCTTGTCTCTATGCAGAATACATTTTCCGTTCACatcaatgaaattattttgtttactttgaCTTTGACTGcagggtaggaagaaaattgaAGAGATTTTCAGTCATGAAGGAAAAGCTGTTGATGCTTTGTTACATATTGCCAAGGTATTCTCCCTTCTGAAACAGGACTCTTAGATGAAGAGAAAAGCTTGAATATATCTTTAATTcttccaaataattttttttttctttttttgataggtaagaaagaTTTAATTCTTCCAAATAATTATACAACTTTGATGCCCAAACCTCCCTTGTCAACATTTTTTGACATTATTTATAAGACACCAAATAATGAGAACACAAATGACTGTATCTCCTAGTGCACAAAGCTCTCTTGCCACTGAACAGTGGATTAAAGGACGAtaattccttttttctttcaactATTCTTGAACATTCAATACCAATCAACAATTAACAACTTTCTCTACAAAGattatctattgtcaaaatcTTTCCAAGGGAATTTCAGAAAAAGTGATTGGACCCTCATACTCCCCAATTAAATGATAGGACCTCAAATTTTCCAAGCTATACCAACCTCCAACATATTTCATCCTCACCTCAAAGGGAAGTTAGAATACAATAAGTCAAAGAaagtacttatcaaaaaaaaaaagaagtagccGTAATTTTTATTCCCAATCCTGAAAGGCATGAATTAACATGAATATGCATGTCTGACTAAAGGGACAGATGATCAGGGCTTTACAACATTTTGCCCTTTGTTAGTGTCATGACAATATTGCAAATATTTTATACAAGAGAAAGTATTACGGTGCCTGGAAAATAATAGTGGACATGAACATAACTTTATTTGGACAGAATTCCATTGTAAACTTACGTAAAAATAGATggatatatattaattttttttttttttgggaaataaaTCATTCATTAACAAATTCAATTTGATGCACAGTTCAGTCGAGGGAGGAATTTGAGGACATTTACTGCCTGCAATGAATGATAtgttcattttgtagtttttttttttttttttcattgatttcttgTTGCTTTTTGCCTTTTCCGGATGTCCACATTTTCAGTTTGCTTAGTTTCTTCTTACTTGTTCGCTACATTTCAGTATCAGTAATGCATTTTAAGAGCTTATCAGC
This genomic stretch from Quercus robur chromosome 4, dhQueRobu3.1, whole genome shotgun sequence harbors:
- the LOC126723349 gene encoding nucleolar GTP-binding protein 1 isoform X3 is translated as MSKAYTLFQLCHSPSTNFLFGSSKSHRGLYMIPGWKVYPTLHFCKNVQTTTYEVVNASYVPTAQTKEEKEIKDKSSAQLDTVGAFQKLPMVMPSVDILYSALKKAKRVSPTKGIPNIAKRERNRGAKQLDALMKEIAVPLRTYLENFPKKKYLHPYERSLIELTLGDGNYEEVLGKVNSLRKNVVSVGKEHASLCAKSLTKREAEERLSEGRKKIEEIFSHEGKAVDALLHIAKTLRAMPVVDLETPTLCLVGAPNVGKSSLVRILSTGKPEICNYPFTTRGILMGHIAFNYQNFQVTDTPGLLKRCDEDRNNLEKLTLAVLSHLPTAILYVHDLSGECGTSPSDQLKVRVHELLTSQMARIKSEKSNQENLVIS
- the LOC126723349 gene encoding uncharacterized protein LOC126723349 isoform X2 produces the protein MSKAYTLFQLCHSPSTNFLFGSSKSHRGLYMIPGWKVYPTLHFCKNVQTTTYEVVNASYVPTAQTKEEKEIKDKSSAQLDTVGAFQKLPMVMPSVDILYSALKKAKRVSPTKGIPNIAKRERNRGAKQLDALMKEIAVPLRTYLENFPKKKYLHPYERSLIELTLGDGNYEEVLGKVNSLRKNVVSVGKEHASLCAKSLTKREAEERLSEGRKKIEEIFSHEGKAVDALLHIAKICNYPFTTRGILMGHIAFNYQNFQVTDTPGLLKRCDEDRNNLEKLTLAVLSHLPTAILYVHDLSGECGTSPSDQFVIYKEIKERFGGHLWLDVVSKCDLLHKSPVVFITDDDNPDHVELARYRKLGPDGAIHVSIMSEAGLNELKVRVHELLTSQMARIKSEKSNQENLVIS
- the LOC126723349 gene encoding nucleolar GTP-binding protein 1 isoform X1; this encodes MSKAYTLFQLCHSPSTNFLFGSSKSHRGLYMIPGWKVYPTLHFCKNVQTTTYEVVNASYVPTAQTKEEKEIKDKSSAQLDTVGAFQKLPMVMPSVDILYSALKKAKRVSPTKGIPNIAKRERNRGAKQLDALMKEIAVPLRTYLENFPKKKYLHPYERSLIELTLGDGNYEEVLGKVNSLRKNVVSVGKEHASLCAKSLTKREAEERLSEGRKKIEEIFSHEGKAVDALLHIAKTLRAMPVVDLETPTLCLVGAPNVGKSSLVRILSTGKPEICNYPFTTRGILMGHIAFNYQNFQVTDTPGLLKRCDEDRNNLEKLTLAVLSHLPTAILYVHDLSGECGTSPSDQFVIYKEIKERFGGHLWLDVVSKCDLLHKSPVVFITDDDNPDHVELARYRKLGPDGAIHVSIMSEAGLNELKVRVHELLTSQMARIKSEKSNQENLVIS